In one Funiculus sociatus GB2-C1 genomic region, the following are encoded:
- a CDS encoding CobW family GTP-binding protein: protein MTNITATTPDAILNIPKRGMPVTIITGFLGSGKTTLLNHILQNRQDLKVAVLVNEFGDINIDSQLLISVDETMMELTNGCICCTINDGLLDAVHKVMERSDRIDYLIVETTGVADPLPIALTFISTDLRDLTRIDSILTLVDVETFTPVHFESDAALNQVSYGDIILLNKTDLVPEEKVKELEEYIRTVKVGARVLRTSYGQVPLPLILDVGFSQAESYAAKEESSHHHHHHDHHHDHSHHLENDGFMSFSFQSDRPFLLEKFQYLLTDQLPDDVFRAKGLLWFKESSLRHIFQLCGKRIELKTDKWSSQKSNQLVFIGRNLNIAQIQQQLKNCLE, encoded by the coding sequence ATGACAAATATCACAGCAACAACACCAGACGCAATACTGAATATTCCTAAACGGGGAATGCCAGTAACGATTATTACAGGCTTCTTGGGTAGTGGAAAGACAACGCTGCTAAACCATATTTTACAAAATCGCCAAGACTTGAAGGTGGCAGTTTTAGTGAATGAGTTTGGCGATATTAATATTGACAGCCAGTTGTTGATTTCGGTTGATGAAACCATGATGGAATTAACTAATGGCTGTATTTGCTGCACGATTAACGATGGATTACTCGATGCAGTTCACAAGGTGATGGAAAGAAGCGATCGCATCGACTACTTAATTGTTGAAACAACCGGAGTCGCCGATCCATTACCGATTGCCTTAACCTTTATTAGTACAGATTTGCGGGATTTAACCAGGATTGATTCTATCTTAACTTTGGTGGATGTTGAAACCTTTACACCGGTGCATTTTGAAAGCGATGCCGCCCTCAATCAAGTTTCTTATGGGGACATCATTCTGCTAAATAAAACCGATTTGGTTCCAGAAGAGAAAGTCAAGGAATTAGAAGAATACATTCGCACAGTGAAAGTAGGCGCGAGAGTTTTGCGAACCTCCTACGGACAAGTTCCTCTGCCACTAATTTTAGATGTGGGATTTTCCCAAGCGGAATCTTATGCAGCTAAAGAGGAATCCAGCCACCATCATCATCACCACGATCATCATCACGATCATTCCCACCACTTAGAAAATGATGGTTTCATGTCATTTTCTTTTCAAAGCGATCGCCCTTTCCTCTTAGAGAAATTTCAATACCTTTTAACTGACCAATTGCCCGATGATGTCTTTCGCGCCAAAGGGTTACTCTGGTTTAAGGAAAGCAGTTTACGTCACATCTTCCAACTGTGCGGCAAACGAATTGAGTTGAAAACTGATAAGTGGTCTTCTCAGAAAAGCAATCA